In Archangium violaceum, the following are encoded in one genomic region:
- a CDS encoding ATP-binding protein: MRRSRDNQPGDRAKGGRGLPPLRITLPLVLLIFAATLGLYDLRQNSRVTIQRIEEYTLQELAQRLGEKQAHLELLLRIRDLEQTQGELARLGTDPHIQTALLIDETGTVVASTRRIELGRPARALHPELYTGEAEHQMEKARRHLAASVRVTGDGGALVGYYPVLGPPQPGMLSPSTVWLLVVERDLTTLKQQGLQQVRMGVMKRSLMIGLLAGLLWLFSYFALTRRVDRLVAATRRFAARDWETRCGLTGSDELAQVCQAFDDMAEGLRTTQSQLEESESHVRLLLDSTAEGIIGVDPDGCSTFVNRSAVRMLGYSETSELLGRDAHATWHHTRADGTPYPPSECPIIQAMKTGTPYHTEEDVLWRKDGTSFPVERWSHPMRQEGRKVGIVSTFIDITERKRAEETQHVLIEASTQLAELLDETSTLERVARLAVPQLGQWCVIDRVDDAGRIHRAAEVHQDLTRKRLLRELTERYPPSWNTLQPTARVLSTGRPLLASEATQALFHTGNADAEYPEMLRRLGARTAIALPLSARGQTLAAMLLVSDTPGFEYGPHELALAEELARRASVAMDNARLYQQSQEAVRLREDFLSVASHELHTPLTPLRLHLQTLQRALAASVGGAGASRLMPKVDKALEQVKRLSRLVDDLLDVSRLTSGRIRLQLEEVDLVELTRDQAERFSEQASAAGCQLLVTTEGPTVGHWDRMRLEQVLTNLVTNALKYGAGRPVEIHVASSGGRALWSIRDHGIGIAAKDLERIFERFERAVSTRQYGGLGLGLYISLAIVRALGGDIHVASQPGAGSVFTVELPLEPARDSRTHGTPCLDSEQTSSSL; this comes from the coding sequence ATGAGGCGCTCCCGGGACAACCAACCCGGAGACCGTGCGAAGGGAGGTCGTGGCCTGCCCCCCCTGCGCATCACCCTCCCGCTGGTCCTGCTGATCTTCGCGGCGACGCTGGGCCTCTACGACCTGCGACAGAACTCGCGCGTCACCATCCAGCGGATCGAGGAGTACACCCTCCAGGAGCTCGCCCAGCGACTGGGCGAGAAACAGGCTCACCTGGAGTTGCTCCTGCGAATACGGGACCTGGAGCAGACGCAGGGTGAGCTCGCCCGCCTGGGGACGGATCCGCACATCCAGACGGCCCTGCTCATCGACGAGACCGGCACGGTGGTCGCCTCGACCCGGCGCATCGAGCTGGGTCGGCCGGCCCGGGCTCTCCACCCCGAGCTGTACACCGGGGAGGCGGAGCACCAGATGGAGAAGGCCCGCCGGCACCTCGCCGCGAGCGTCCGGGTGACCGGGGATGGTGGAGCCCTGGTGGGCTACTACCCCGTCCTGGGGCCGCCACAGCCGGGGATGCTCTCCCCCTCGACGGTCTGGCTGCTCGTCGTCGAGCGGGACCTCACCACCCTCAAGCAGCAGGGGCTCCAGCAGGTGCGGATGGGCGTGATGAAGCGCAGTCTGATGATCGGACTGCTCGCGGGCCTGCTCTGGCTCTTCTCCTACTTCGCCCTCACCCGGCGGGTGGACCGGCTGGTCGCCGCCACCCGGCGCTTCGCCGCGCGCGACTGGGAGACGCGCTGCGGGCTCACCGGGAGCGACGAGCTCGCCCAGGTGTGCCAGGCCTTCGACGACATGGCCGAAGGTCTGCGCACGACCCAGTCCCAGCTCGAGGAGAGCGAGTCCCACGTCCGGCTGCTGCTCGACTCGACCGCGGAGGGCATCATCGGAGTGGACCCCGACGGGTGCAGCACCTTCGTCAACCGCTCCGCCGTCCGGATGCTCGGCTATTCGGAAACGAGCGAGCTGCTGGGCCGCGATGCGCACGCGACATGGCACCACACCCGCGCGGACGGCACGCCCTACCCCCCGAGCGAGTGCCCCATCATCCAGGCGATGAAGACCGGCACCCCGTACCACACCGAGGAGGATGTCCTCTGGCGCAAGGACGGCACGAGCTTCCCGGTGGAGCGCTGGTCCCACCCCATGCGCCAGGAGGGCAGGAAGGTCGGCATCGTCTCGACGTTCATCGACATCACCGAGCGCAAGCGCGCCGAGGAGACCCAACACGTCCTCATCGAGGCCAGCACGCAGCTGGCGGAGCTGCTCGACGAGACGAGCACCCTGGAGCGTGTGGCGCGGCTGGCCGTGCCCCAGCTCGGCCAGTGGTGCGTCATCGACAGGGTGGACGACGCGGGGCGCATCCACCGCGCGGCCGAGGTGCACCAGGACCTGACCCGGAAGAGGCTGCTGCGCGAGCTGACGGAGCGCTACCCTCCGAGCTGGAACACGCTCCAGCCCACCGCGCGCGTGCTGAGCACCGGCAGGCCGCTCCTGGCGAGCGAGGCCACCCAGGCCCTGTTCCACACCGGCAACGCCGACGCGGAGTACCCGGAGATGCTGCGGCGGCTCGGAGCGAGGACCGCCATTGCCCTCCCGCTCTCCGCACGGGGGCAGACGCTGGCGGCCATGCTGCTGGTGTCGGACACACCGGGCTTCGAGTACGGCCCCCATGAGCTGGCACTCGCCGAGGAGCTCGCCCGGCGCGCCTCGGTCGCCATGGACAACGCCCGGCTCTACCAGCAGTCCCAGGAGGCGGTGCGCCTGCGCGAGGACTTCCTCTCCGTGGCCTCCCACGAGTTGCACACGCCTCTCACGCCCCTGCGCCTTCACCTGCAGACGCTCCAGCGCGCGCTGGCCGCCAGCGTCGGCGGAGCGGGCGCCAGCCGCCTGATGCCGAAGGTGGACAAGGCGCTCGAGCAGGTGAAGCGCCTGTCCAGGCTCGTCGATGACCTGCTCGACGTCTCCCGCCTCACCTCCGGCCGAATCCGCCTGCAATTGGAAGAGGTGGACCTGGTGGAGCTGACCCGGGACCAGGCCGAGCGTTTCTCCGAGCAGGCCAGCGCCGCCGGCTGCCAGCTCCTCGTCACCACCGAGGGGCCCACCGTGGGACACTGGGACCGGATGCGCCTGGAGCAGGTCCTCACCAACCTCGTCACCAACGCGCTGAAGTACGGCGCGGGCCGGCCGGTGGAGATCCACGTCGCCTCGTCCGGAGGGAGGGCGCTCTGGAGCATCCGGGACCACGGCATCGGAATCGCCGCCAAGGACCTCGAGCGCATCTTCGAGCGCTTCGAGCGGGCGGTCTCCACCCGGCAGTATGGCGGATTGGGGCTGGGCCTCTACATCTCGCTGGCCATCGTCCGCGCGCTCGGCGGGGACATCCACGTCGCGAGCCAGCCGGGAGCCGGCTCCGTCTTCACCGTCGAGCTACCGCTCGAGCCCGCCCGGGACTCGCGAACACACGGGACCCCTTGCCTGGACTCCGAGCAGACCAGCTCTTCCCTCTGA
- a CDS encoding FAD-dependent monooxygenase, with product MTGTVALYRLDIMTDSTTPRRRVLVVGLGISGIATAIRLHKLGWEPVLIERAPERRKGGYFIGLFGTGQASARRLGVLDTLVDRNSPLMTTYEVDRANHRTRGMSFVDAPGAPLPLLRGDVENSLFSALPKDVEVRFATVPTRIEQGAQGADVTLTHTKSGTSTTERFDLVVGADGMRSTVRQLVFGPHENFLHPLNYMIAACVLRNPVQGYATHEGLVLAEAGRSAWVFPFANHNPTLLFSYRVDDVAAQFRGRPIESLRKAYGPEKAGSVLSHLLNEFETADEYLFDSTNHVRMPSWHKGRVVLVGDSAWCLTLYSGMGVSTGLAGGELLGDMLEKHPDDMERALTRWEEKLRPFIEDMQRDSLKARQLFTPANEAQRVFRAVSIRLMSNRLTGPLVKKVMRDKDFKAKMIDIVAQ from the coding sequence GTGACGGGCACCGTCGCTCTTTACCGTCTGGACATCATGACGGACTCAACGACACCTCGTCGCCGTGTTCTGGTGGTTGGACTCGGCATCAGCGGCATCGCCACGGCCATCCGGCTTCACAAGCTCGGCTGGGAGCCCGTGCTCATCGAGCGGGCACCCGAGCGCCGCAAGGGCGGCTACTTCATCGGCCTGTTCGGTACCGGCCAGGCGTCCGCCAGGCGGCTCGGGGTGCTGGACACCCTGGTCGATCGCAATTCCCCGCTGATGACGACCTACGAGGTCGACCGGGCCAATCATCGGACCCGGGGCATGTCCTTCGTGGACGCGCCCGGCGCGCCACTCCCGCTGCTGCGCGGCGACGTGGAAAACTCCTTGTTCTCCGCGTTGCCGAAGGACGTGGAGGTCCGCTTCGCGACGGTTCCCACCCGGATAGAGCAGGGCGCGCAGGGGGCCGACGTCACGCTGACCCACACGAAGAGCGGCACGAGCACGACCGAGCGCTTCGACCTCGTGGTGGGCGCTGATGGCATGCGCTCGACCGTCCGTCAGCTCGTCTTTGGTCCGCACGAGAACTTCCTGCACCCGCTGAACTACATGATCGCCGCCTGCGTCCTGCGCAACCCCGTGCAGGGCTACGCCACGCACGAAGGACTGGTCCTGGCCGAGGCGGGAAGGTCGGCATGGGTCTTTCCCTTCGCGAATCACAACCCCACCTTGCTCTTCTCCTACCGCGTCGATGACGTGGCCGCGCAGTTCCGCGGCCGTCCCATCGAGTCGCTGCGCAAGGCGTACGGACCGGAAAAGGCGGGGTCGGTGCTGAGCCATCTGCTCAATGAGTTCGAGACCGCGGACGAATATCTGTTCGACTCGACCAACCATGTCCGCATGCCGAGCTGGCACAAGGGGCGGGTCGTGCTGGTGGGCGATTCCGCGTGGTGCTTGACCCTGTATTCAGGGATGGGCGTGTCGACCGGTCTGGCCGGGGGGGAGCTCCTGGGTGACATGCTGGAGAAGCATCCAGACGACATGGAACGCGCGCTGACCCGGTGGGAGGAGAAGCTGCGCCCGTTCATCGAGGACATGCAGCGCGACTCGCTGAAAGCGAGACAGCTCTTCACTCCGGCCAACGAGGCGCAGCGAGTCTTTCGCGCGGTGAGCATCCGCCTCATGAGCAATCGCCTGACGGGCCCGCTCGTCAAGAAAGTGATGCGCGACAAGGACTTCAAGGCGAAGATGATCGACATCGTCGCGCAGTAG
- the greA gene encoding transcription elongation factor GreA, with the protein MSGSGNIPMTPSGLRKLKAELKHLQTVERGKISKEIEVARAHGDLRENAEYHAAKEKQSHIEGRILDLNDWIARAEVIDPSKLGGDKVVFGATVDLLDVETDKTVSYRLVGELEADLKKRWIAVTSPVARALIGKKVGDVATVQSPGGVREYEVQEIRFDDPQDESAES; encoded by the coding sequence ATGAGTGGGAGCGGGAACATTCCGATGACCCCCTCGGGTCTGCGGAAGCTGAAGGCGGAGCTGAAGCACCTTCAGACCGTCGAGCGCGGGAAGATCTCCAAGGAGATTGAGGTGGCGCGCGCGCACGGGGACCTGCGCGAGAACGCCGAGTACCACGCGGCCAAGGAGAAGCAGTCGCACATCGAGGGCCGCATCCTGGACCTGAACGACTGGATTGCCCGGGCCGAGGTCATCGACCCCAGCAAGCTGGGCGGGGACAAGGTCGTCTTCGGCGCGACGGTGGACCTGTTGGACGTGGAGACGGACAAGACGGTCTCCTACCGCCTGGTGGGCGAGCTGGAGGCGGACCTGAAGAAGCGGTGGATCGCCGTCACCTCGCCGGTGGCGCGGGCGCTGATCGGCAAGAAGGTGGGCGACGTCGCCACGGTGCAGAGCCCGGGCGGCGTGCGCGAGTACGAGGTCCAGGAGATCCGCTTCGACGATCCCCAGGACGAGTCCGCCGAGAGCTGA
- a CDS encoding alpha/beta fold hydrolase, translating into MAVALGALVLLVGVAVGAWWWMGRALFQPGTVEQTLAARGETLEVPPGQRADASEWQVAPGVRLHQMAVGEGRDVVVVHGGPGLPPAAPWRAAVLTGDTLRWHFYDQRGCGASSRPLTHAPTGGTWQAMREVEARLGLAAQLADLERIRRLLGRERLTLVGHSFGALVAALYAAEWPERVEALVLVAPAPLVTMPAGDGDLFTQVRARLDAEGQRALEVWMEHTFDLPARLKDDEARLAEHFAGFGPLYAQAMRRERPGARPPGSGAPGGFLSLGLYLSLGRHHDWSDWLRRVRAPTLVIHGAEDLQPRSATARVVQALPHARLVELAGSGHFPFEEQPEAFAATLRAFLVEVER; encoded by the coding sequence ATGGCGGTAGCGCTTGGAGCACTCGTCTTGCTGGTGGGCGTGGCGGTGGGAGCGTGGTGGTGGATGGGGCGCGCGCTCTTCCAGCCGGGCACCGTGGAGCAGACGCTGGCCGCGCGCGGCGAGACACTGGAGGTGCCCCCCGGACAGCGGGCCGACGCTTCGGAATGGCAGGTGGCGCCGGGCGTGCGGCTTCACCAAATGGCCGTGGGCGAAGGAAGGGATGTCGTCGTCGTGCACGGCGGCCCGGGCCTGCCTCCAGCAGCGCCGTGGCGCGCGGCCGTCCTCACCGGCGACACCCTGCGCTGGCACTTCTACGACCAACGCGGCTGTGGTGCCTCCTCGCGGCCGCTCACCCACGCTCCAACGGGCGGAACGTGGCAGGCCATGCGGGAGGTGGAGGCACGACTGGGACTTGCCGCTCAACTGGCGGACCTCGAGCGCATCCGACGTCTGCTCGGACGTGAGCGCCTCACGCTGGTGGGGCACTCCTTCGGAGCCCTGGTGGCCGCGCTCTACGCGGCGGAGTGGCCAGAGCGGGTGGAGGCCCTCGTGCTGGTGGCGCCCGCGCCGCTGGTGACGATGCCCGCTGGCGACGGCGACCTCTTCACGCAGGTGCGGGCCCGACTGGACGCGGAAGGACAGCGCGCGCTGGAGGTGTGGATGGAGCACACCTTCGACCTCCCCGCGCGCCTGAAGGACGACGAGGCCCGTCTCGCCGAGCACTTCGCGGGCTTTGGACCTCTCTACGCCCAGGCCATGCGGCGGGAGCGTCCCGGAGCACGGCCGCCCGGCTCCGGCGCTCCCGGAGGCTTTCTCTCCCTGGGGCTCTACCTGAGCCTGGGACGCCACCACGACTGGAGCGACTGGCTGCGCCGGGTGCGCGCGCCCACCCTCGTCATCCACGGAGCCGAGGACCTTCAGCCGCGTTCCGCCACCGCTCGCGTGGTACAAGCCCTGCCCCACGCGCGGCTGGTGGAACTGGCGGGCAGCGGGCACTTCCCCTTCGAGGAGCAGCCCGAGGCCTTCGCGGCCACGCTGCGCGCCTTCCTCGTGGAGGTGGAGCGGTGA
- a CDS encoding MerR family transcriptional regulator, giving the protein MSGLLYAIGEVSRITGVSVKALRLYQEKGLLQPSRVDPSSGYRYYTEHDIAQAHTLRALRDLRLSLEEIRGVLAELDQGASLAEQLGRVRARLAEEAASAQRAVMALDTLLRHQARAEAYLRAPPPLVERWLPSVRVAVHRARGRYSDAAVVFPRLLAACGPHVAGAPFCLFHEAEYREDDADISWCVPLAPGARPEGVHVEELPEVQAATLVHTGPPDSVGPSWARLFAHLHARERAPAVPLRETYLRVGATDAAPASSWLTELALSWEENGSRGTP; this is encoded by the coding sequence GTGAGTGGATTGCTGTACGCCATCGGAGAGGTGTCGCGCATCACCGGCGTGAGCGTGAAGGCGCTGCGCCTCTACCAGGAGAAGGGTCTGCTCCAGCCCTCGCGCGTGGACCCCTCCTCCGGCTACCGCTACTACACCGAGCACGACATCGCCCAGGCCCACACCCTGCGCGCGCTGCGCGACCTGCGGCTCTCGCTGGAGGAGATTCGCGGGGTGCTCGCGGAGCTGGACCAGGGCGCCTCGCTCGCCGAGCAACTGGGGCGGGTGCGCGCCCGGCTCGCCGAGGAAGCGGCCAGCGCGCAGCGGGCGGTGATGGCCCTGGACACGCTGCTGCGGCACCAGGCCCGGGCGGAGGCCTACCTGCGCGCGCCCCCGCCGCTCGTGGAGCGGTGGCTGCCATCGGTCCGCGTCGCCGTGCACCGCGCCCGGGGGCGCTACTCGGACGCGGCGGTGGTCTTCCCACGGCTGCTGGCCGCGTGCGGCCCCCACGTGGCCGGTGCTCCCTTCTGCCTCTTCCACGAGGCGGAGTACCGCGAGGACGACGCGGACATCTCGTGGTGCGTGCCCCTGGCGCCCGGGGCACGCCCGGAGGGCGTCCACGTGGAGGAGCTGCCAGAGGTGCAGGCGGCCACGCTCGTTCATACCGGACCGCCCGACTCGGTGGGCCCCTCCTGGGCGCGCCTCTTCGCCCACCTCCATGCCCGGGAGCGAGCCCCGGCCGTTCCCCTGCGCGAGACGTACCTGCGCGTGGGCGCGACGGATGCGGCGCCCGCCTCCTCGTGGCTGACCGAGCTCGCGCTGTCCTGGGAGGAGAACGGGAGCCGGGGCACTCCCTGA
- a CDS encoding ABC transporter substrate-binding protein, translated as MRSLVRVFGLLLLLIVPSCAREETEPLRLGTVLWPGSEPLFLARELGLTDDRSVRLVEYASLGEVGRAFRNGVIDAAHMTLDMALVLQQHGFEPRVVLVLDYSHGGDALLARPEVRRLENLRGRKVAVEDLTTSPYVLGRALEQAGLRPSDVQIVRIPVDQQVRAYEAGEVDAVVTFEPFVDRLRRAGAHELFDSSALPEEIIDVLVVREDRLARYSRQVEHLLQGWFQGLEYLRRDPDGAAARMSPRLDMSPSEFTTAMRSLRLLSLDENRALLGAPSPALVGPARRLQRFMLSQGLMQEPIRSEEMLDARFLEEVREDGR; from the coding sequence GTGCGAAGCCTCGTCCGAGTGTTCGGTCTGCTGCTCCTCCTCATCGTGCCCTCGTGTGCTCGAGAGGAGACGGAACCGCTGCGCCTCGGCACCGTCCTCTGGCCGGGGAGCGAGCCCCTCTTCCTCGCGCGTGAGCTCGGCCTCACGGACGACCGCTCCGTCCGTCTGGTGGAATACGCCTCCCTGGGCGAGGTCGGCCGGGCCTTCCGCAACGGGGTCATCGACGCGGCCCACATGACCCTCGACATGGCGCTCGTGCTCCAGCAACACGGCTTCGAGCCGCGAGTGGTGCTCGTCCTGGACTACTCGCACGGAGGCGATGCCCTCCTGGCGCGGCCGGAGGTGCGGCGGCTCGAGAACCTCCGGGGGCGGAAGGTGGCGGTGGAGGATCTGACGACGAGCCCGTACGTGCTCGGCCGGGCGTTGGAGCAGGCGGGACTCCGGCCCTCGGACGTCCAGATTGTCCGGATACCGGTGGACCAGCAGGTGCGCGCCTACGAGGCGGGAGAAGTGGACGCCGTGGTCACCTTCGAGCCCTTCGTGGACAGGCTGCGGCGAGCCGGAGCGCACGAGCTCTTCGACAGCAGCGCGCTGCCGGAGGAGATCATCGACGTGCTGGTGGTGCGCGAGGATCGCCTCGCGCGGTACTCCCGTCAGGTGGAACACCTGCTCCAGGGATGGTTCCAGGGCCTGGAGTATCTGCGGCGCGACCCGGACGGCGCGGCGGCCCGGATGAGCCCACGTCTCGACATGAGCCCCTCGGAATTCACCACGGCCATGCGGAGCCTGCGGCTGCTGTCCTTAGACGAGAACCGCGCCCTGCTGGGAGCACCCTCTCCCGCGCTCGTCGGACCGGCGCGGCGCCTGCAACGCTTCATGCTGTCACAGGGGCTGATGCAGGAGCCCATCCGGTCCGAGGAGATGCTGGACGCTCGCTTCCTCGAGGAGGTTCGGGAGGACGGGAGATGA
- a CDS encoding RNA polymerase sigma-70 factor, which translates to MNTPRNTMTEEDPFVTHRSLLFTVAYEMLGSAVDAEDVVQETWLRWADIGDAGRAEVRDPRAYLVRIVTRQALNRLRTLARRKEEYVGEWLPEPLLTSPDVAEDVGLAESVSIAMLTVLETLTPAERAVFVLREVFDMPYDEIASALDKTPAAVRQIAHRAREHVAARRPRMQVDRTQQQAVLERFLAAVNSGDLQGLLQVLAPDVVLVADGGGLARAARRPILGADTVATFLSRFPTLAPGASIATVWINGAPALRVDAAGKFDTAVSVVVEDGRITRIYAMRNPHKMGRLDEEAELTR; encoded by the coding sequence ATGAACACCCCACGAAACACCATGACCGAAGAGGACCCCTTCGTCACCCACCGCAGCCTGCTCTTCACGGTCGCCTACGAGATGCTCGGCTCCGCGGTCGACGCCGAGGACGTCGTGCAGGAGACCTGGCTGCGGTGGGCGGACATCGGTGACGCGGGTCGGGCAGAGGTGCGCGACCCGCGCGCCTACCTGGTGAGGATCGTCACCCGGCAGGCCCTCAACCGGCTGCGGACGCTGGCCCGCCGCAAGGAGGAGTACGTCGGCGAGTGGCTGCCCGAGCCGCTGCTCACCAGTCCCGACGTGGCCGAGGACGTCGGGCTCGCGGAGAGCGTCTCGATCGCGATGCTGACCGTGCTGGAGACCCTCACGCCGGCCGAGCGCGCCGTGTTCGTCCTGCGTGAGGTCTTCGACATGCCGTACGACGAGATCGCGTCGGCGCTCGACAAGACGCCGGCCGCGGTCCGGCAGATCGCCCACCGGGCGCGGGAGCACGTGGCCGCACGCCGGCCCCGGATGCAGGTCGACCGGACGCAGCAGCAGGCCGTCCTGGAGCGGTTCCTCGCCGCGGTCAACTCCGGCGACCTGCAGGGGCTGCTCCAGGTGCTCGCCCCCGACGTGGTGCTGGTCGCGGACGGCGGCGGTCTCGCGAGGGCGGCCCGGCGCCCGATCCTCGGCGCCGACACCGTGGCCACCTTCCTGTCCCGGTTCCCCACGCTCGCGCCCGGTGCGTCGATCGCGACCGTGTGGATCAACGGGGCGCCCGCGCTCCGGGTCGACGCCGCCGGCAAGTTCGACACCGCGGTCAGCGTGGTGGTCGAGGACGGCCGGATCACCCGGATCTACGCGATGCGCAACCCGCACAAGATGGGCCGGCTCGACGAGGAGGCCGAGCTCACCCGGTGA
- a CDS encoding FHA domain-containing protein yields MLSIQELRALGASLSIGAFRRQLGPFVFIQRPPGLPSDAVLEPTRVASSEAIERGMLTLLFEFENLLITTLPPLDREEELSVGRLPDCDLFIDDGSVSKRHAVLRWNEAQGRCTVRDLGSTNGTFLNGQNLSTREATLKDGDILSFGNVQFWYLLTDTLHTRLGAGKPSPR; encoded by the coding sequence GTGCTGTCCATCCAAGAACTCCGCGCGCTCGGCGCGTCACTGTCCATCGGGGCCTTCCGCCGTCAGCTGGGCCCCTTCGTCTTCATTCAACGCCCGCCCGGCCTGCCGTCCGACGCCGTGCTGGAGCCCACGCGCGTGGCCTCGTCCGAGGCCATCGAGCGAGGCATGCTCACGCTGCTCTTCGAGTTCGAGAACCTGCTCATCACCACCCTCCCCCCGCTCGACCGGGAGGAGGAGCTGAGCGTGGGCCGGCTGCCGGACTGCGATCTGTTCATCGACGACGGGTCGGTGTCCAAGCGCCACGCGGTGCTCAGGTGGAACGAGGCCCAGGGCCGCTGCACGGTGCGCGACCTGGGCTCCACCAACGGCACCTTCCTCAACGGGCAGAACCTCTCCACGCGCGAGGCGACGCTGAAGGACGGCGACATCCTCAGCTTCGGAAATGTTCAGTTCTGGTACCTGCTGACGGACACGCTGCACACCCGGCTGGGCGCCGGGAAGCCGTCGCCGCGCTGA
- a CDS encoding carboxymuconolactone decarboxylase family protein, which yields MTTTRIPPKELTGLYGAMVKKFAGRMFGQVPESLGVMWHHLPVLKASMGFGQKLQKWDQCDESLKSYAHMAVASLVGCSWCLDFNYFMAHNHGLDVEKAREIPRWRESDVFTPLEREVLEYAEAMSQTPPTVTDEMVASLLKQLGAAAVIELTTVIGFANLTTRSNTALGIESEGFAASCGLKPLAQPSARPGVASAS from the coding sequence ATGACCACGACCAGGATTCCCCCGAAGGAGCTCACCGGGCTTTACGGCGCGATGGTGAAGAAGTTCGCTGGCAGGATGTTCGGTCAGGTCCCCGAGTCGCTCGGCGTGATGTGGCACCACCTGCCAGTGCTCAAGGCCAGCATGGGCTTCGGGCAGAAGCTCCAGAAGTGGGACCAGTGCGACGAGAGCCTGAAGTCGTACGCGCACATGGCGGTGGCGTCGCTGGTGGGCTGCTCGTGGTGCCTCGACTTCAACTACTTCATGGCCCACAACCACGGGTTGGACGTGGAGAAGGCGCGGGAGATCCCGCGGTGGCGGGAGTCGGACGTATTCACCCCGCTGGAGCGGGAGGTGCTGGAGTACGCCGAGGCGATGAGCCAGACGCCCCCCACGGTGACCGACGAGATGGTCGCGAGCCTGCTGAAGCAGCTTGGTGCCGCAGCGGTCATCGAGCTGACCACCGTGATCGGGTTCGCCAACCTGACGACCCGCTCCAACACCGCGCTGGGCATCGAGTCGGAGGGCTTCGCCGCGTCCTGCGGACTGAAGCCGCTGGCGCAGCCGAGCGCACGGCCGGGGGTAGCGTCCGCGTCATGA